From a region of the Rathayibacter sp. VKM Ac-2804 genome:
- a CDS encoding oligosaccharide flippase family protein, producing the protein MLKNILTTYAARFAGMIATVAILPIVTAGVGAAGFGLYSLTVSMGLLFQQDLGMTAATVKFVAESRARGNLERMRRVIATSEAFFAVLSVVAAALLALAFSLTAPTLSVPSEFGPQLGLLFALGTANVFFALLFAPVRQTLTGLGALNIVNGFLTLQALGRVVLAAVAMALGMPLWVVSAIDVSAMLLGGIGMYVFQHVRFPEATTSLLRAEWSVFRDIFALSSQLLVLSLAGVVILQFGSIVAGVLLPLTAVAAYAAAQRVYSLVKEVTASLSSAVLPAVTERQVEGGSSANGRVYIGGTKYANTLMLLVFVPIMAMGPQLIDVWSGGRLEGAGAAAQILVLSLLANNNHLLAIPVLTAQQNIRRFAVLHVIWAVTAVGSSFVLAPILGVAGIALAVCLPVVLLEYFYVRHTLRALGQPWRSFLLECLARPYGSLAVPGIVVVLVGTHLPASLLEIGLLTGAWLVVALPLIYFLALTAGERSRIRRIIGRR; encoded by the coding sequence GTGCTCAAGAACATCCTGACGACCTACGCTGCCCGTTTCGCCGGGATGATCGCGACCGTGGCGATCCTGCCGATCGTCACGGCCGGCGTCGGAGCAGCCGGATTCGGCCTCTACTCCCTCACGGTCTCGATGGGACTCCTGTTCCAGCAGGACCTCGGGATGACCGCCGCGACGGTCAAGTTCGTGGCGGAGTCCCGCGCCCGCGGGAACCTCGAGCGGATGCGCCGGGTGATCGCGACGAGCGAGGCGTTCTTCGCCGTCCTCTCGGTGGTCGCGGCGGCGCTCCTCGCGCTCGCGTTCTCGCTGACAGCGCCGACGCTGTCGGTGCCCTCCGAGTTCGGCCCGCAGCTCGGTCTGCTCTTCGCCCTGGGCACCGCGAACGTCTTCTTCGCACTCCTCTTCGCTCCCGTGCGCCAGACGCTCACCGGGCTCGGAGCGCTGAACATCGTCAACGGATTCCTCACGCTCCAGGCTCTCGGCCGGGTCGTCCTCGCGGCCGTGGCCATGGCGCTCGGGATGCCGCTCTGGGTCGTGAGCGCCATCGACGTCTCCGCGATGCTGCTCGGCGGCATCGGCATGTACGTCTTCCAGCACGTGCGCTTCCCGGAAGCGACGACCTCGCTCCTGCGGGCGGAGTGGAGCGTCTTCCGCGACATCTTCGCACTGAGCTCCCAGCTGCTCGTCCTGAGCCTCGCGGGGGTCGTCATCCTGCAGTTCGGCTCGATCGTCGCGGGTGTGCTCCTGCCGCTGACCGCCGTCGCGGCCTACGCCGCCGCTCAGCGGGTCTACTCCCTGGTCAAGGAGGTGACCGCGTCACTGTCCTCCGCCGTGCTGCCCGCGGTGACCGAGCGCCAGGTCGAGGGCGGCTCCTCGGCCAACGGACGCGTCTACATCGGCGGCACGAAGTACGCGAACACCCTGATGCTCCTCGTCTTCGTCCCGATCATGGCGATGGGGCCGCAGCTGATCGACGTCTGGTCCGGCGGGCGACTGGAGGGCGCCGGTGCTGCAGCGCAGATCCTGGTGCTCTCGCTGCTCGCCAACAACAACCATCTGCTGGCGATCCCGGTCCTGACGGCGCAGCAGAACATCCGGCGGTTCGCCGTCCTGCACGTGATCTGGGCGGTGACGGCGGTGGGGTCGTCCTTCGTGCTCGCGCCGATCCTCGGTGTGGCAGGCATCGCGCTGGCCGTCTGCCTGCCCGTCGTGCTGCTCGAGTACTTCTACGTCCGCCACACCCTGCGCGCTCTCGGGCAGCCGTGGCGGTCCTTCCTCCTCGAGTGCCTGGCCCGGCCCTACGGGTCGCTCGCGGTGCCCGGCATCGTGGTCGTGCTCGTGGGGACGCACCTGCCGGCGAGCCTGCTCGAGATCGGCCTGCTCACCGGCGCCTGGCTGGTCGTGGCGCTTCCGCTGATCTACTTCCTCGCCCTCACCGCGGGCGAGCGCTCCCGCATCCGGCGGATCATCGGCCGTCGCTGA
- a CDS encoding nucleotidyltransferase family protein, with protein sequence MPSSDVPQEDTVQAKLPQTVAVQLGAALVQSLSDALQVRALILKGSAATIHGFRPVLQSSDVDVLLSRADAGRLMAALEGRGWRRRRTAPAPRQFELHSETLFHPEWPCDIDIHWRYPGLFAAPEVVLDRLWETSTTARVAGRDVRMTDATGTALILAVHALRDPNRPRSESDLAAVAARLEDPDFARRFRHEVVRLRAQYPLRALFVRSGATPPGHDLTPEERGNWDLEVQSSGSTTLHWYVAFVRAPLLRKPRLVLSLSKALLLALTASRAGYPNGGTPPSRKLREALAEIGRLRRARARGVE encoded by the coding sequence ATGCCGAGCTCGGACGTCCCTCAGGAGGACACAGTACAGGCGAAGCTGCCGCAGACCGTCGCGGTGCAGCTCGGGGCCGCGCTGGTCCAGTCGCTGTCGGACGCACTGCAGGTGCGGGCCCTGATCCTCAAGGGATCGGCGGCAACGATCCACGGATTCCGGCCGGTCCTGCAGTCGAGCGACGTCGACGTGCTGCTCTCCCGGGCGGACGCCGGCCGTCTCATGGCCGCGCTCGAGGGACGGGGCTGGCGCCGTCGGCGCACCGCACCGGCCCCGCGTCAGTTCGAGCTGCACTCCGAGACGCTCTTCCACCCCGAGTGGCCCTGCGACATCGACATCCACTGGCGGTATCCGGGACTCTTCGCCGCGCCCGAGGTCGTTCTCGACCGGCTCTGGGAGACGTCGACGACCGCGCGGGTCGCCGGACGGGACGTGCGGATGACCGATGCGACCGGAACGGCGCTGATCCTCGCCGTCCACGCCCTCCGCGATCCGAATCGTCCCCGGAGCGAATCGGATCTCGCCGCGGTCGCCGCTCGGCTCGAGGACCCGGACTTCGCGCGGCGGTTCCGGCACGAGGTCGTCCGACTGCGAGCGCAGTACCCGCTGCGGGCGCTGTTCGTCCGGTCGGGGGCGACGCCGCCCGGGCACGATCTGACGCCCGAGGAGCGGGGGAACTGGGACCTCGAGGTGCAGAGCTCGGGGTCGACCACTCTGCACTGGTACGTCGCGTTCGTCCGCGCTCCGCTGCTGCGCAAGCCCCGGCTGGTGCTCTCGCTGTCGAAGGCCCTCCTGCTCGCGCTGACGGCGTCACGGGCGGGGTACCCGAACGGGGGGACGCCGCCGAGCCGCAAGCTCCGGGAGGCCCTCGCCGAGATCGGCCGCCTGCGCCGAGCGCGGGCTCGCGGGGTCGAGTGA
- a CDS encoding right-handed parallel beta-helix repeat-containing protein, whose translation MTKTSAPSNRRSFLLTAGMASAAAIAVAPGASAAPVDSTDLDNQVSTLLANPTSKSNNALVGGTAIYYVDDYVKAGDASDWYCWDRALAAAKADPRPKVVRAGAREYVLSKQCSLEGHSNLTIEGAGAGRTILSGMLHVTLAAPFVLRTGSVASSNIVFKDFTIKGALTNADALADTYSRESREFVSNWTIAAGLIATGTGGTRGFQSGLVILGSRYQTGAYPVVRNVTVDGVEFWGLRSMPVQLYGISGETRMVDCTAFRCFDLGFRDDETVTFTGNKVEYSADNGVSISRGTQRVNCSGNTFIGSFYNGVWVGGYEGEAGPAGVVVSGNVIDRSARHGIWAAGGSKSLSITGNTVTRVERVREWWEGCGIFLAKLDGTTVVDEDGDGQTDDDRFTANATITGNTLIDCDRGGILIDEGCANILVTSNLILRPGRVAKPNGAPADVQYGGENFGISTPGTSTQTSNVYVTQNMVIDDRDGTSAPSGSRLSNGSVNEPASMGFGIHRPGGSDTWYSWDNIVAGASQRHIEVTPRRLGPYITVGDATSFSSSLTIDKVVGGKSALEFTAAGAPRWRLATNTAAETGADKGSDLQLFYAKDDGTLAPSFTARRSDGRVTMNALLQITSGSTRPDAAVAGTGSMFYDTVLKKPLFSDGSRWRTADGVLV comes from the coding sequence GTGACGAAGACATCAGCGCCCTCGAACCGCCGCTCCTTCCTGTTGACCGCCGGGATGGCGTCCGCGGCGGCGATCGCGGTCGCGCCCGGAGCATCGGCCGCGCCCGTGGACAGCACGGACCTGGACAACCAGGTCAGCACCCTCCTCGCGAACCCGACGAGCAAGTCGAACAACGCGCTCGTCGGCGGGACCGCGATCTACTACGTGGACGACTACGTCAAAGCCGGCGACGCCTCGGACTGGTACTGCTGGGACCGGGCCCTCGCCGCGGCGAAGGCCGACCCTCGGCCCAAGGTCGTCCGCGCCGGAGCCCGCGAGTACGTGCTGAGCAAGCAGTGCTCCCTCGAGGGCCACTCGAACCTGACCATCGAGGGCGCCGGGGCGGGGCGGACGATCCTCTCCGGGATGCTGCACGTGACTCTCGCGGCACCCTTCGTCCTCCGGACGGGCAGCGTCGCGAGCAGCAACATCGTCTTCAAGGACTTCACCATCAAGGGCGCCCTCACCAACGCCGACGCTCTCGCCGACACGTACTCGCGGGAGTCCCGCGAGTTCGTCTCGAACTGGACCATCGCCGCGGGACTGATCGCGACGGGCACGGGAGGCACGCGGGGATTCCAGTCGGGACTCGTCATCCTCGGCAGCAGGTACCAGACCGGTGCCTATCCGGTCGTGCGGAACGTGACCGTCGACGGCGTGGAGTTCTGGGGACTCCGATCGATGCCCGTCCAGCTCTACGGGATCTCGGGCGAGACCCGCATGGTGGACTGCACCGCCTTCCGCTGCTTCGATCTCGGGTTCCGGGACGACGAGACGGTCACCTTCACCGGGAACAAGGTCGAGTACAGCGCTGACAACGGCGTCTCGATCTCCCGGGGCACTCAGCGCGTGAACTGCTCGGGCAACACCTTCATCGGCAGCTTCTACAACGGCGTCTGGGTCGGCGGCTACGAGGGCGAGGCCGGCCCCGCCGGAGTGGTCGTCTCCGGCAATGTCATCGACCGGAGCGCCCGGCACGGGATCTGGGCCGCCGGCGGCAGCAAGTCGCTCTCGATCACGGGCAACACGGTCACCCGCGTCGAGCGCGTCCGCGAGTGGTGGGAGGGCTGCGGGATCTTCCTCGCGAAGCTCGACGGCACCACCGTCGTCGACGAGGACGGCGACGGCCAGACGGACGACGACCGCTTCACCGCCAACGCGACGATCACCGGCAACACCCTCATCGACTGCGACCGCGGCGGGATCCTGATCGACGAGGGCTGCGCGAACATCCTGGTGACCTCGAACCTGATCCTCCGCCCGGGCCGAGTCGCCAAGCCGAACGGCGCACCCGCGGACGTCCAGTACGGCGGCGAGAACTTCGGCATCTCGACGCCGGGGACGTCGACCCAGACGTCGAACGTCTACGTCACCCAGAACATGGTCATCGACGATCGCGACGGCACGTCCGCCCCGTCGGGCTCGCGACTGTCGAACGGCTCGGTGAACGAACCGGCCTCGATGGGCTTCGGCATCCATCGCCCCGGCGGCAGCGACACCTGGTACTCCTGGGACAACATCGTCGCCGGCGCGAGCCAGCGGCACATCGAGGTCACGCCGCGGCGCCTCGGCCCGTACATCACGGTCGGCGACGCGACGAGCTTCTCCTCGAGCCTGACGATCGACAAGGTGGTCGGCGGCAAGTCCGCCCTCGAGTTCACCGCGGCCGGCGCGCCGAGGTGGCGCCTCGCCACCAACACGGCGGCCGAGACGGGCGCGGACAAGGGCTCGGACCTGCAGCTCTTCTACGCCAAGGACGACGGCACCCTCGCGCCCTCGTTCACGGCTCGCCGGAGCGACGGCCGGGTGACCATGAACGCGCTGCTCCAGATCACCTCGGGCAGCACTCGTCCCGACGCTGCCGTCGCCGGCACCGGGTCGATGTTCTACGACACCGTGCTCAAGAAGCCGCTGTTCTCCGACGGGTCGCGCTGGCGCACCGCCGACGGCGTCCTCGTCTGA
- a CDS encoding glycosyltransferase — protein sequence MVFSARRASGRARPAGRPAVVHIAESFGGGVAAAIHDYVRNLPDAEHHLLYCPREDAPLAPSDLEGFAGVTALPSGLRQRLKAIRRDVDLIDPEVVHAHSSFGGAYARLALRSSASRPIVYTPHCYSFERGDLSASRRTAYWIIERVLSFNTAVYAGCSSREVRLSHWRGSSAATELLPNVPPHDLPARRAPRSSDGPLRVVAAGRFGPQKDPAFFAAAIQQLKDDGRDVDAVWIGGGDGPYAELLVAAGVRITGWLGREGALRELAEADLYVHVAKWEGFPIALLESDALGIPTVVRDIPAFEDVDVPLRIGEPRELSELWDRLLDTSFRTDLVRRLEAVLSEYIDERQQEALRRVYGISALSREGEAA from the coding sequence TTGGTCTTCTCCGCGCGTCGAGCCTCCGGGCGAGCACGTCCCGCCGGTCGCCCCGCGGTCGTGCACATCGCGGAGAGCTTCGGGGGAGGTGTCGCCGCCGCCATCCACGACTACGTGCGGAATCTGCCGGACGCTGAGCACCACCTCCTGTACTGCCCCCGCGAGGACGCACCGCTCGCCCCCTCCGATCTCGAGGGCTTCGCCGGCGTCACCGCCCTTCCGTCCGGGCTCCGTCAGCGCTTGAAGGCGATCCGCCGGGACGTCGATCTCATCGACCCCGAGGTCGTGCACGCCCACTCGAGCTTCGGCGGCGCCTACGCGAGACTGGCGCTGCGCTCCTCCGCTTCGCGGCCGATCGTGTACACGCCGCACTGCTACTCGTTCGAGCGGGGCGATCTCAGTGCCTCGCGGCGCACGGCCTACTGGATCATCGAGCGCGTGCTCTCGTTCAACACGGCGGTCTACGCGGGCTGCTCGTCCCGCGAGGTCCGGCTGTCGCACTGGCGCGGCAGCTCCGCCGCCACGGAGCTGCTGCCCAACGTGCCGCCGCACGACCTGCCGGCCCGGCGCGCACCGCGGTCGTCGGACGGTCCGCTGCGCGTCGTCGCCGCCGGCCGGTTCGGGCCGCAGAAGGACCCGGCGTTCTTCGCCGCCGCGATCCAGCAGCTCAAGGACGACGGCCGCGACGTCGACGCCGTCTGGATCGGCGGCGGCGACGGCCCGTACGCCGAGCTCCTCGTCGCCGCCGGCGTCCGCATCACCGGCTGGCTCGGTCGCGAGGGCGCTCTGCGCGAGCTCGCCGAGGCCGACCTCTACGTGCACGTCGCGAAGTGGGAGGGCTTCCCGATCGCCCTCCTCGAGTCGGACGCGCTCGGCATCCCCACCGTGGTGCGCGACATCCCGGCCTTCGAGGACGTCGACGTCCCGCTGCGGATCGGCGAGCCGCGCGAGCTCTCCGAACTGTGGGACCGGCTCCTCGACACCTCGTTCAGGACGGACCTCGTCCGCCGGCTCGAGGCGGTGCTGTCGGAGTACATCGACGAGCGCCAGCAGGAGGCGCTCCGCCGCGTCTACGGGATATCCGCACTGAGCCGAGAGGGAGAAGCCGCGTGA
- a CDS encoding glycosyltransferase, whose amino-acid sequence MPQDPDAPTRAQNDPVETSIVIPCYNGADFLPEQLAAIGAQVDSSVEVILSDNGSDDGSAAVAVAAAEACGLRLRVVDSSATKGINHARNVGVRASEATYILLCDCDDVVSPTWVSALVGALRSGAQCVGGPLDRVYPDGRVLERAEGVHFRSWPGAGITVGSPTGANCGFVRELHTELGGFDEGFIGGGDEIDFFYRATAAGAELRNVPEASILYRQRDSARGAYSQNFRYGQGSVRLHTKLAALGMPRDRPVKVVGVWVHSLLRLVTGPANARRIAVERIARRAGRARESVATRHLFL is encoded by the coding sequence GTGCCCCAGGATCCTGATGCGCCCACGCGCGCGCAGAACGACCCGGTCGAGACCTCGATCGTCATCCCCTGCTACAACGGCGCCGATTTCCTGCCCGAGCAGCTCGCCGCGATCGGCGCTCAAGTGGACTCCTCGGTCGAGGTGATCCTCAGCGACAACGGGTCGGACGACGGCTCGGCCGCCGTCGCCGTCGCTGCTGCCGAGGCCTGCGGACTCCGCCTCCGGGTCGTCGACTCGAGCGCGACGAAGGGCATCAACCACGCCCGGAACGTCGGCGTCCGAGCGAGCGAGGCGACGTACATCCTCCTCTGCGACTGCGACGACGTGGTGTCGCCGACCTGGGTCTCCGCACTGGTGGGCGCCCTCCGCAGCGGAGCGCAGTGCGTCGGCGGGCCCCTCGACCGGGTCTACCCCGACGGCCGAGTGCTCGAGCGGGCCGAGGGAGTGCACTTCCGCAGCTGGCCGGGGGCCGGGATCACCGTGGGGTCCCCCACCGGGGCGAACTGCGGCTTCGTCCGCGAGCTGCACACGGAGCTCGGCGGCTTCGACGAGGGCTTCATCGGCGGCGGAGACGAGATCGACTTCTTCTACCGGGCGACCGCCGCGGGCGCGGAGCTGCGGAACGTCCCCGAGGCGTCGATCCTCTACCGGCAGCGGGACAGCGCCCGAGGCGCCTACTCGCAGAACTTCCGGTACGGGCAGGGCAGCGTGCGGCTGCACACCAAGCTCGCCGCGCTGGGCATGCCGCGCGACCGGCCGGTCAAGGTGGTCGGCGTCTGGGTGCACTCCCTCCTCCGCCTCGTCACCGGGCCGGCGAACGCGCGCCGTATCGCCGTCGAGCGGATCGCCCGTCGGGCGGGCCGCGCTCGCGAGTCCGTCGCGACACGCCATCTCTTCCTGTAG
- a CDS encoding PqqD family protein, translating into MWQYSGDVAFVESAESVYCLSLIDPQGRVVLLEGSGAEIWRALPERSTEDVIARMESIVGTDVHGLQNAVSVFVEHLHALGFIVEV; encoded by the coding sequence GTGTGGCAGTACAGCGGCGACGTCGCCTTCGTCGAATCGGCGGAGAGCGTCTACTGCCTCTCGCTGATCGATCCGCAGGGCCGAGTCGTGCTGCTGGAGGGGTCCGGAGCCGAGATCTGGCGGGCCCTCCCGGAGCGGTCCACCGAGGACGTCATCGCCCGGATGGAGTCGATCGTCGGGACCGACGTCCACGGTCTTCAGAACGCCGTCTCCGTCTTCGTCGAGCACCTCCACGCGCTCGGCTTCATCGTCGAGGTGTGA
- the prmC gene encoding peptide chain release factor N(5)-glutamine methyltransferase, with amino-acid sequence MTTDLDARALLADAVARLTAARVPTPDVDAELLLGHLLGLGRGTLQARLITGLPLDESTRDAFDHAVERRASREPLQHITGVAPFRSLELAVGPGVFVPRPETEGVAQLAIDALRAVADESPIAVDLGTGSGALALALAHEVPHARVVGVENSVDAFLWARGNRDRLGLENARIVFVDLADALPELDGTVSVVVSNPPYIPSAAIPRDIEVQRYDPPAALYGGEDGLDVVRALSRTALRLLRAGGVLVIEHGELQGAEIRALLTADGWRGATTQRDLTGRDRSTVAVR; translated from the coding sequence GTGACGACGGATCTCGACGCGCGTGCGCTCCTCGCGGACGCCGTCGCCCGGCTGACCGCGGCGCGCGTCCCCACCCCGGACGTCGACGCCGAGCTGCTGCTCGGCCATCTGCTCGGCCTCGGCCGCGGGACGCTGCAGGCACGGCTGATCACCGGTCTGCCGCTCGACGAGTCGACCCGGGACGCCTTCGACCACGCCGTCGAGCGCCGGGCCTCGCGCGAGCCGCTGCAGCACATCACCGGCGTCGCGCCGTTCCGCTCGCTCGAGCTCGCGGTCGGCCCCGGCGTCTTCGTGCCGCGTCCCGAGACGGAGGGAGTCGCGCAGCTCGCCATCGACGCCCTCCGCGCCGTGGCCGACGAGTCGCCGATCGCCGTCGACCTCGGCACCGGCAGCGGAGCGCTGGCGCTCGCGCTCGCGCACGAGGTCCCGCACGCGCGGGTCGTCGGCGTCGAGAACTCCGTCGACGCCTTCCTCTGGGCGCGCGGCAACCGCGACCGCCTGGGCCTCGAGAACGCCCGGATCGTCTTCGTCGACCTCGCGGACGCGCTGCCCGAGCTCGACGGCACGGTGTCCGTCGTCGTCTCCAACCCGCCGTACATCCCGTCGGCGGCGATCCCGCGCGACATCGAGGTGCAGCGCTACGACCCGCCGGCCGCGCTCTACGGCGGCGAGGACGGGCTCGACGTCGTGCGCGCGCTCTCGCGGACGGCGCTCCGGCTGCTGCGGGCCGGGGGAGTGCTCGTGATCGAGCACGGCGAGCTGCAGGGGGCGGAGATCCGCGCGCTGCTGACGGCCGACGGCTGGCGCGGGGCGACGACGCAGCGGGATCTGACCGGGCGCGATCGGTCGACGGTGGCGGTGCGCTGA
- a CDS encoding polysaccharide pyruvyl transferase family protein — MGYIEIMKQRAGEAFRRLHDGVQSVEATDFPDHANIGDAAIAAGQFRFWEDAGIRVRGVSSFHTMPARVYDAADPVFINGGGNFGGLYPVHSAHRHSLAERLPSSTLLLQGPQSVHWRSDADREEFRRRMAGRSSLRIAVRDHESYEALEKDVENLVLSPDAVHHLGLLPAPDPVAREVRLVRRDPEATGSLGDGVDWPKDLPLDRATAWLTHRTKELPALRSVIPTTPALWSGRSARRLQRGVEILSRGETVVTDRLHAMLIALQIGRRVVVKDNSIGKLRKYYDTWLSDTGADITWL; from the coding sequence ATGGGCTACATCGAGATCATGAAGCAGCGTGCCGGCGAGGCGTTCCGCCGACTCCACGACGGCGTGCAGAGCGTCGAGGCCACCGACTTCCCGGACCACGCGAACATCGGCGACGCCGCGATCGCGGCCGGGCAGTTCCGGTTCTGGGAGGACGCCGGGATCCGCGTCCGCGGCGTCTCGAGCTTCCACACGATGCCCGCTCGGGTGTACGACGCGGCGGACCCGGTGTTCATCAACGGCGGCGGGAACTTCGGCGGCCTCTACCCGGTCCACAGTGCTCACCGGCACTCGCTCGCCGAGCGCCTGCCCTCCTCGACGCTGCTGCTGCAGGGGCCGCAGTCCGTTCACTGGAGGTCGGACGCCGACCGCGAGGAGTTCCGCCGCAGGATGGCCGGCAGGTCGAGTCTCCGGATCGCCGTCCGGGACCACGAGTCGTACGAGGCCCTCGAGAAGGACGTCGAGAACCTGGTCCTGTCCCCCGACGCGGTGCATCACCTCGGCCTCCTCCCCGCCCCCGATCCCGTGGCGCGCGAGGTCCGACTCGTGCGCCGCGACCCCGAGGCGACCGGTTCGCTCGGGGACGGAGTCGACTGGCCGAAGGACCTCCCCCTCGACCGCGCGACGGCATGGCTGACCCACCGCACGAAGGAGCTGCCCGCCCTGCGATCGGTGATCCCGACGACCCCGGCGCTCTGGTCGGGACGATCCGCCCGGCGCCTCCAGCGCGGCGTCGAGATCCTCTCGCGGGGCGAGACCGTGGTGACCGACCGCCTGCACGCGATGCTGATCGCTCTGCAGATCGGGCGCCGAGTGGTCGTCAAGGACAACAGCATCGGCAAGCTGCGCAAGTACTACGACACCTGGCTCTCGGACACCGGCGCCGACATCACGTGGCTCTGA
- a CDS encoding O-antigen ligase family protein — protein sequence MALSSKLPSEVPSVRRGRDPLRSPAAAQREPVWSTLVFLAVVTVPFQYALTIDVGSPVKVSEILLVLALAARLLSPGSTRTRVPGLGFVVLLAVALVVSGLYWLGFAGPVRGLDFTGYTRSPSTDLLFYTAFGLFALLGWWMFSQLGRDRFERAIILSIWLAGAATLLQFVGALLGLETLLADLGFRSTGGSNLSVTGVNLRSGPFLEGQHLGFYAGAALLIALKRRSWLPAIVAALLVFYSQSTTAVLGIVVAGAILFLLRPHVRVLAAILSLTLLVGGLAAFVAPVRQFVINQAAKLGLVSQTAEFRFAGLSFDVREEKASIGAQMGIDHLALGVGPGRFGAWFSQYADYTVLPAYYRTTDLRPIAENVYLQIFAEMGVLALIGLIGLLLVLLVRALRATPIVFAIGVCVAVGLWTQSSWTFLPIWVFLAYVGVAASDPDVDRKAAVAVPERPSRVPSDRLWRSGSSAARRPSR from the coding sequence ATGGCTCTCTCGAGCAAGCTGCCGTCGGAGGTCCCCTCCGTCCGGCGCGGCCGCGACCCGCTCCGCTCACCGGCCGCTGCGCAGCGCGAACCGGTGTGGTCGACCCTCGTCTTCCTCGCGGTCGTCACCGTGCCCTTCCAGTACGCGCTCACCATCGACGTCGGCTCGCCGGTCAAGGTGTCCGAGATCCTGCTCGTCCTCGCGCTCGCGGCCCGGCTGCTGAGCCCTGGTTCGACGCGGACCCGGGTGCCCGGGCTCGGCTTCGTCGTGCTCCTGGCGGTGGCACTGGTCGTCTCCGGGCTCTACTGGCTGGGCTTCGCCGGTCCGGTCCGGGGGCTCGACTTCACCGGCTACACGCGCTCGCCGAGCACGGACCTGCTGTTCTACACCGCCTTCGGGCTGTTCGCCCTCCTCGGCTGGTGGATGTTCTCCCAGCTCGGGCGGGACCGCTTCGAGCGGGCGATCATCCTCTCGATCTGGCTGGCCGGGGCGGCGACCCTGCTGCAGTTCGTGGGCGCGCTCCTGGGCCTGGAGACCCTGCTCGCCGACCTCGGATTCCGGTCGACGGGCGGCAGCAACCTCAGCGTCACCGGCGTGAACCTGCGCAGCGGTCCGTTCCTCGAGGGGCAGCACCTCGGCTTCTACGCGGGGGCAGCGCTGCTGATCGCGCTGAAGCGCCGATCGTGGCTTCCCGCGATCGTCGCCGCTCTGCTCGTCTTCTACTCCCAGTCGACGACCGCCGTCCTCGGGATCGTGGTCGCCGGGGCGATCCTGTTCCTCCTGCGTCCGCACGTCCGCGTGCTCGCCGCGATCCTCTCGCTCACCCTCCTGGTCGGAGGGCTGGCGGCGTTCGTCGCGCCGGTGCGCCAGTTCGTGATCAACCAGGCGGCGAAGCTCGGTCTGGTCTCGCAGACGGCCGAGTTCCGCTTCGCCGGTCTCTCCTTCGACGTCCGAGAGGAGAAGGCCTCGATCGGCGCGCAGATGGGGATCGATCATCTCGCGCTCGGAGTGGGCCCCGGCCGCTTCGGCGCCTGGTTCTCCCAGTACGCGGACTACACCGTGCTGCCGGCGTACTACCGGACGACCGACCTCCGGCCCATCGCCGAGAACGTCTACCTCCAGATCTTCGCCGAGATGGGAGTGCTCGCGCTGATCGGACTGATCGGGCTCCTCCTCGTCCTCCTGGTGCGCGCGCTGCGCGCGACTCCCATCGTGTTCGCGATCGGGGTCTGCGTCGCGGTCGGCCTCTGGACGCAGTCGTCCTGGACGTTCCTCCCGATCTGGGTCTTCCTGGCCTACGTCGGCGTGGCGGCGTCCGACCCCGACGTCGACCGGAAGGCAGCCGTCGCGGTTCCGGAGCGCCCGAGCAGGGTGCCCTCGGACCGGCTGTGGCGCAGCGGCTCGTCCGCCGCGCGTCGACCGTCCCGCTGA